One Rosa chinensis cultivar Old Blush chromosome 5, RchiOBHm-V2, whole genome shotgun sequence genomic region harbors:
- the LOC112165530 gene encoding protein RETICULATA-RELATED 1, chloroplastic, which translates to MSLCSPPSHFHLSNAVVSHYHGPDLINLPLQCPQNPKPCPEPSASLKLAAPVRNRGFRLNCLRSDTPISIAPQNGDFTEPKIDGGGGGRDGGDSSSGGGGGGGEGEGGGNEEDAEGEEFGPLLRFDEVMKETEARGVELPLDMVEAAKTTGLRKEFLLRYLALQGSVWPLSFLMKYCSMLRNRMLADPSFLFKVGTEIVIDSCCATFAEVQKRGKDFWNEFELYAADLLVGIVVDIALVGMLAPYARIGKPSISHGLFGRVQQACAALPSSVFEAERPGCRFSVKQRVASFFYKGVLYGSVGFVCGIIGQGIANLIMNAKRSIKKSEEDIPVPPLVKSAALWGVFLAFSSNTRYQIVNGLEGLVEASPLAKRVPPVAMAFTIGVRFANNIYGGMQFVDWAKLSGVQ; encoded by the exons ATGTCACTCTGTTCGCCACCATCGCATTTTCACCTCTCAAACGCCGTCGTTTCGCACTACCACGGCCCCGACCTTATTAACCTCCCTCTCCAATGcccccaaaaccctaaaccctgtCCCGAGCCCTCAGCCTCGTTAAAGCTCGCGGCTCCTGTCCGCAACCGCGGCTTCCGCCTCAATTGCCTGAGATCAGATACGCCGATCTCCATTGCGCCGCAGAATGGCGATTTCACCGAGCCGAAAATCGACGGCGGCGGCGGAGGCCGTGACGGCGGGGATTCCTCCtccggtggtggtggtggtggtggggaaGGAGAGGGCGGTGGCAATGAGGAGGATGCGGAGGGGGAGGAGTTTGGGCCGTTGTTGAGGTTTGATGAGGTGATGAAGGAGACTGAAGCTCGCGGAGTGGAGCTTCCTTTGGATATGGTCGAGGCTGCTAAGACTACTGGCCTTCGTAAAGAGTTTCTTCTCCGCTACTTGGCTTTACAG GGGTCAGTTTGGCCACTGAGCTTTTTGATGAAGTACTGCTCTATGCTACGTAATCGAATGCTGGCTGATCCTTCCTTTCTGTTTAAAGTTGGCACAGAG ATAGTCATAGACTCTTGTTGTGCAACATTTGCAGAAGTTCAGAAAAGGGGGAAGGACTTCTGGAATGAGTTTGAGTTGTATGCCGCGGATCTTTTGGTTGGAATCGTTGTTGATATTGCTTTGGTTGGTATGTTGGCACCCTATGCTCGAATTGGAAAACCATCAATATCACATGGTTTATTTGGACGCGTACAACAAGCTTGTGCGGCTCTCCCTAGCAG CGTCTTTGAAGCTGAAAGGCCAGGATGTAGATTCTCAGTGAAGCAGAGAGTAGCCTCATTCTTCTATAAG GGTGTGTTGTATGGTTCAGTTGGTTTTGTATGTGGTATTATTGGACAAGGGATTGCTAACCTGATCATGAATGCCAAACG GAGCATTAAGAAGTCAGAAGAGGACATACCTGTGCCTCCTCTTGTGAAAAGTGCTGCTCTTTGGG GTGTGTTTCTTGCTTTCTCGTCCAACACTCGTTATCAGATTGTAAATGGACTGGAAGGGCTGGTTGAAGCATCGCCTTTGGCGAAGCGTGTTCCACCAGTTGCAATGGCATTCACTATAGGTGTCCGATTTGCCAACAATATCTATGGTGGTATGCAATTTGTAGATTGGGCCAAATTGAGTGGAGTGCAATAA